A single Vigna radiata var. radiata cultivar VC1973A chromosome 8, Vradiata_ver6, whole genome shotgun sequence DNA region contains:
- the LOC106770237 gene encoding uncharacterized protein LOC106770237 produces MKTPVGLTPFQLVYGKTCHLPVELEHRAYWALKFLNFDPSMSAEKRKRQLLELEEMRLHAYDSSKSYKENVKFYHDKKLVKKVFHPGQQVLLFNSRFKLFAGKLKSKWSGPFTIKDVKQHRAVELIDPSSDDPQRSWVVNGQRLKHYLGGEVEHLNTSIELVDP; encoded by the coding sequence ATGAAGACTCCAGTGGGGCTAACTCCTTTCCAACTTGTTTATGGGAAGACTTGTCACTTGCCGGTTGAGTTAGAGCATCGTGCTTATTGGGCTCTCAAATTCTTGAACTTTGACCCATCCATGTCTGCggagaagagaaagagacaaCTTTTggaacttgaagaaatgcgcCTCCATGCCTATGATTCCTCCAAGAGCTACAAGGAGAATGTCAAGTTTTACCATGACaagaagttggtgaagaaaGTCTTCCATCCGGGTCAACAAGTCTTATTGTTCAACTCCCGCTTCAAACTCTTTGCGGGCAAATTGAAATCCAAGTGGTCGGGTCCGTTCACTATCAAAGATGTCAAACAACATCGAGCTGTTGAACTGATAGATCCTTCCTCTGATGACCCACAAAGAAGTTGGGTAGTCAATGGGCAACGACTAAAGCATTACTTAGGTGGTGAGGTTGAACACCTCAACACAAGTATTGAGTTGGTTGACCCCTGA